A section of the Bacillus sp. HSf4 genome encodes:
- a CDS encoding DUF3784 domain-containing protein, translating to MYFSGNVQSIAAALLFFAAAYSIGIKKQTWILRGFREERIRDKDKLAKITGYFFLNSGFLLLLNGFIHIPYQESFTSSAILAYGVCTIVYVQKTLVE from the coding sequence ATGTATTTTTCCGGAAATGTGCAGTCAATAGCGGCTGCGCTGCTGTTTTTTGCCGCAGCGTACAGCATAGGGATCAAAAAACAGACGTGGATATTGCGTGGATTTCGCGAGGAGAGAATCAGGGATAAGGATAAACTGGCGAAAATCACCGGATATTTCTTTTTGAACAGCGGATTTTTATTATTGCTGAACGGTTTTATTCATATCCCGTACCAGGAATCGTTTACCTCTTCTGCAATCCTTGCATATGGCGTCTGTACGATCGTTTATGTGCAAAAGACATTGGTTGAATAA
- a CDS encoding CotH kinase family protein produces the protein MSATALAAFRLHVRPKDLLDLKKDIWNDKAVPGMLQTVSKQAPVFISYRGAHTRKLRKKSYFVQYQKQTGKKPEAEFHLNAEYNDPSFIRNRLSFHFFERIGVLSPSASHCFLYVNGKKEGIYLKIESVDDEFLKRRHLTDGAIYYAVDDDANFSLLSSFDKKAKQNLRQGYEQKTGSKIHDKYLEEFIYFVNTAKDGVFEKEIKRYLDVKQYLLWLIGAVCTQNFDGFVHNYALYLNDDAKTFQIIPWDYDATWGRNIHGEEMKHDRIPVTGYNTLSARLLDIPKYKSQYFMLMKNILQHEFTIRQIAPYMTKWHADIAPYLEQDPYTAVTFDRLEEEQKQIFHYIDKRKRFLLFELSRF, from the coding sequence ATGAGTGCCACTGCTTTGGCCGCCTTCAGGCTTCATGTTCGTCCAAAGGATCTGCTCGATTTAAAAAAAGATATCTGGAATGACAAAGCGGTTCCTGGAATGCTTCAAACCGTTTCAAAACAAGCGCCGGTCTTCATTTCATACAGAGGGGCTCACACCCGCAAACTCCGGAAGAAATCCTATTTTGTTCAATATCAAAAACAGACCGGGAAAAAACCGGAAGCCGAATTTCATTTAAATGCTGAATACAACGACCCTTCCTTCATCCGCAACAGGCTTTCCTTTCATTTTTTTGAAAGAATCGGCGTCCTTTCTCCATCAGCCTCACATTGTTTCCTCTATGTAAACGGAAAAAAGGAAGGCATCTATTTAAAAATCGAATCTGTTGACGATGAATTTCTAAAGAGGAGACATTTAACAGACGGGGCGATCTATTATGCGGTGGATGACGACGCCAACTTTTCACTGCTCAGCTCTTTCGATAAAAAGGCAAAGCAAAACCTCCGGCAGGGTTATGAGCAAAAAACAGGCTCCAAGATCCATGACAAATACTTGGAAGAGTTCATCTATTTCGTCAATACGGCAAAAGACGGCGTTTTTGAAAAAGAAATTAAACGTTATCTCGATGTCAAACAATATTTGCTCTGGCTGATCGGCGCCGTCTGCACGCAAAACTTCGACGGTTTTGTTCATAATTACGCCCTTTATTTAAATGATGACGCAAAAACATTTCAAATCATTCCTTGGGATTATGACGCGACATGGGGGCGGAATATCCATGGGGAAGAGATGAAGCACGACCGCATTCCGGTGACCGGCTATAATACATTGTCCGCCAGACTTCTTGATATTCCAAAGTATAAATCGCAATACTTTATGTTAATGAAAAACATATTGCAGCATGAATTTACCATCAGACAGATAGCTCCTTACATGACAAAGTGGCACGCTGACATCGCTCCATACCTTGAGCAAGACCCTTATACAGCCGTTACTTTCGACCGTCTTGAAGAGGAACAGAAACAGATCTTTCATTACATCGACAAAAGAAAACGCTTCCTCCTGTTCGAGCTTTCCAGGTTTTAG
- a CDS encoding P-II family nitrogen regulator has product MKKIETIIRPEQFPRLRKKLEEVGINGLTVSEVAGCGQQRGKQALFRGTAYEIKLLPKVKVEMVIESESVDEIIQIIESTCSTNTVGDGKIFVLPIENAVRIRTGESGKEAIV; this is encoded by the coding sequence ATGAAAAAAATCGAAACGATCATCCGTCCTGAACAGTTTCCCCGGCTCCGCAAAAAGCTTGAAGAAGTCGGGATAAACGGATTAACCGTTTCAGAAGTCGCAGGCTGCGGCCAGCAGCGCGGAAAACAAGCGCTTTTTCGCGGGACCGCTTATGAAATCAAACTGCTGCCAAAGGTGAAGGTTGAAATGGTCATTGAATCTGAAAGTGTCGATGAGATCATACAAATTATCGAAAGCACATGCTCGACAAATACGGTCGGCGACGGAAAAATATTTGTGCTCCCCATCGAAAACGCGGTTCGAATCCGAACTGGGGAATCCGGAAAAGAAGCGATTGTATAA
- a CDS encoding AraC family transcriptional regulator — MEHIIFTIPPLPVLIVCGEGVFKKGEKHVKREYPVFDLLYVIKGELFLTEDGVPHRIRQGEYIILVPGLEHYGHQGCREETHYFWLHFQDGAYELGERGGDNWTELKLQHGTFETPPLYHLRLPRKGKVDQKAFIEKQFRSLMDEAAENSDLPLRKQLLFEELLIHLQKEAFHIPSANERVASEAQRYIDRHYKEKLSMDQLSAALHYHQDYITRCMQKVFGITPGQYANKARILEAKRLLSVTNEKMSAIAEQVGIDDPTYFSKLFKQIEGISPIEYRKMMKRNIE, encoded by the coding sequence ATGGAACACATCATTTTCACGATCCCGCCGCTCCCCGTTTTGATCGTCTGCGGAGAAGGCGTGTTTAAAAAAGGGGAAAAACATGTCAAGCGAGAATATCCTGTCTTTGACCTTTTATATGTGATCAAAGGGGAACTGTTTTTGACAGAAGACGGTGTGCCTCACCGCATCCGGCAGGGGGAGTACATCATCCTCGTGCCGGGGCTCGAACATTACGGACATCAGGGCTGCAGAGAGGAAACCCATTATTTTTGGCTTCATTTTCAGGATGGGGCGTACGAATTGGGAGAGCGGGGAGGAGATAACTGGACTGAGCTCAAGCTTCAGCACGGAACATTTGAAACACCGCCTTTATATCATTTAAGGCTTCCGAGAAAGGGAAAGGTCGATCAAAAGGCTTTCATTGAAAAGCAGTTTAGAAGTTTAATGGATGAAGCAGCGGAAAATTCTGATCTGCCTCTCAGAAAGCAGCTGCTGTTTGAAGAGCTGCTGATTCATTTGCAAAAGGAAGCGTTTCACATTCCTTCGGCGAATGAACGTGTCGCATCAGAAGCGCAGCGCTATATTGACCGGCATTATAAAGAAAAGCTGAGCATGGATCAGCTTTCCGCCGCCCTTCATTATCACCAGGACTACATCACCCGCTGCATGCAGAAAGTGTTCGGCATCACGCCTGGACAATACGCCAACAAGGCGCGGATCCTGGAAGCGAAGCGGCTTCTTTCCGTGACCAATGAGAAAATGTCAGCGATCGCAGAGCAAGTCGGCATCGATGACCCGACCTACTTTTCGAAGCTTTTCAAGCAAATAGAAGGAATATCCCCTATCGAATACCGAAAGATGATGAAGAGGAATATTGAATAA
- a CDS encoding YisL family protein, giving the protein MTHMHITTWVIALILVFVAYGLYSAGNHKGAKITHMVLRLFYILIILTGGQLLFMFKSWNGEYIGKAVLGLLTVGLMEMLLIRKEKEKSITGIWVGFIVILLLTIALGLRLPLGFKVF; this is encoded by the coding sequence ATGACGCATATGCACATTACAACATGGGTCATCGCGCTTATTTTAGTCTTCGTCGCGTACGGGCTTTATTCTGCAGGCAATCACAAAGGGGCAAAAATCACCCATATGGTTCTCCGCTTATTCTACATTTTGATCATCTTAACCGGAGGACAGCTCCTGTTTATGTTTAAATCCTGGAATGGGGAATACATAGGAAAGGCCGTACTCGGTCTTTTAACAGTCGGATTGATGGAAATGCTGTTAATCCGCAAGGAAAAGGAAAAATCGATTACAGGAATCTGGGTCGGGTTCATTGTCATTCTGCTTTTGACGATTGCGCTCGGACTCCGTCTTCCGTTAGGATTTAAAGTGTTTTAA
- the rsgA gene encoding ribosome small subunit-dependent GTPase A — protein sequence MNLTALGIKYISGHVTDGKEAGLVLGRVAREHKRIYRVWTEEGEWLAEISGKMRFEAESREDYPAVGDWVYMRPRDDEKKGMIVDIVPRFSKFSRKSGGDTTEEQIAAVNVNTIFLVNALNRDFNIRRMERYLLLAWESGANPVIILSKADIASGIEEKIRQAESVAIGVPIHAVSAYEGKGMEELKAYVKEGETVALLGSSGVGKSTMINFFLGEDRQNVQDVREGDDRGRHTTTDREMFLLPDGGLLIDTPGMRALELWESEEGFRQGFSDIEQLAENCKYADCRHDEEPDCAVKTAISEGRLDAGRFQSYLKLKKELEYLARKADKRMMQQEKKRWKQISKSMKKHKKR from the coding sequence TTGAATTTAACAGCATTGGGCATCAAATATATTAGCGGACATGTCACGGACGGGAAGGAAGCCGGGCTCGTTTTAGGGAGAGTGGCTCGTGAACATAAAAGGATATATCGGGTATGGACGGAAGAAGGAGAATGGCTCGCCGAAATCTCCGGTAAGATGAGGTTTGAAGCGGAAAGCCGCGAAGATTATCCTGCGGTCGGCGATTGGGTGTATATGCGCCCTCGGGATGATGAAAAGAAAGGAATGATTGTGGACATTGTCCCCCGCTTCAGCAAATTTTCCCGCAAAAGCGGCGGCGATACGACTGAAGAACAGATCGCAGCGGTCAACGTCAATACGATTTTTCTCGTCAATGCGCTCAACCGGGATTTTAACATCAGGCGAATGGAACGCTATTTGCTGCTTGCCTGGGAAAGCGGAGCCAATCCCGTCATCATCCTGAGCAAAGCCGATATCGCAAGCGGGATAGAAGAAAAAATCAGGCAGGCGGAATCAGTTGCGATCGGCGTGCCGATCCATGCCGTAAGCGCCTATGAAGGAAAAGGCATGGAGGAACTTAAAGCGTATGTCAAAGAAGGGGAAACCGTTGCCCTTCTAGGCTCTTCAGGCGTCGGGAAATCGACGATGATCAACTTTTTTCTGGGAGAAGACAGGCAAAATGTCCAGGACGTCCGTGAAGGTGATGATAGGGGCCGGCATACGACGACTGACAGGGAGATGTTTTTGCTCCCGGACGGCGGCCTTTTAATCGACACGCCGGGAATGAGGGCGTTGGAGCTTTGGGAATCGGAAGAAGGCTTCCGGCAGGGATTCAGCGACATTGAACAGCTTGCCGAAAACTGCAAATACGCGGACTGTCGCCATGATGAAGAGCCGGACTGTGCGGTGAAGACGGCCATTTCCGAAGGACGGCTGGATGCCGGCAGGTTTCAAAGCTACCTGAAGCTGAAAAAAGAGCTCGAATATCTTGCCAGAAAGGCTGATAAACGAATGATGCAGCAGGAAAAAAAACGCTGGAAGCAAATCTCGAAAAGCATGAAAAAACACAAAAAAAGATAA
- a CDS encoding aspartyl-phosphate phosphatase Spo0E family protein produces MNNKIEAKRLALIETAEKFGINSKEAIQCSQELDSLLNQRMQKQENSLLQEDTFKNANQRTF; encoded by the coding sequence ATGAACAATAAAATTGAAGCAAAAAGACTGGCCTTAATTGAAACTGCCGAAAAATTCGGAATCAACTCCAAAGAAGCCATTCAATGCAGTCAGGAATTGGACAGCCTGCTGAATCAGAGGATGCAGAAGCAAGAAAACAGCCTGCTTCAAGAAGACACTTTCAAAAACGCCAATCAGCGCACGTTTTGA
- a CDS encoding MATE family efflux transporter, translating into MKKTNTQNLSLFALTWPIFIEVSLYMLMGNADTLMLSQYSDDSVAAVGVSNQMLNLIIVMFGFIATGTTVIISQFLGSRQKAEAMEVGYVSISANFIISLFISALIYLLAKPLLLMMGLSANLLSDAGIFLKIVGGLSFIQALIMTYSAILKSYGYTKDTMAVTIGMNMLNIAGNYLVIFGPFGFPILGVAGVALSTASARIIGLLAIALLVKKRIGMPIFSKRLFFIRKSHLKKLLRIGIPSAGEQLSYNASQMIVTYFITLMGAQALTTKVYTQNLMMFIMLFGAAISQGTQILIGRHIGAKQFDEAYSRCLKSLWWALAITTCTSVVMAVFSKQLIGIFSSNPEIIATASMLILLTIILEPGRSFNVVIINSLRAAGDAKYPVYMAIVSMWGIGLPIAYIFGIQLGFGLAGIWFSFIADEWVRGIFMYRRWRSKIWLKKGFAV; encoded by the coding sequence ATGAAAAAAACAAACACCCAAAACCTCTCCTTATTCGCCTTGACCTGGCCGATTTTTATCGAGGTTTCATTATATATGCTGATGGGAAACGCCGACACCCTGATGCTCAGCCAATATTCCGACGACAGTGTGGCAGCCGTCGGCGTCAGCAACCAGATGCTCAATTTAATCATCGTCATGTTCGGCTTTATTGCGACAGGTACAACGGTGATCATTTCACAATTTCTCGGCTCGCGGCAGAAGGCAGAAGCGATGGAAGTCGGATATGTTTCCATCAGCGCCAATTTTATCATCAGTCTATTCATCAGCGCTTTGATTTATCTGCTTGCCAAGCCGCTTTTATTGATGATGGGCCTGTCAGCCAATCTGCTCAGCGATGCCGGCATTTTCTTGAAGATCGTCGGCGGGCTCTCCTTTATCCAGGCGCTGATCATGACATACAGCGCGATTTTAAAAAGCTACGGTTATACAAAGGACACGATGGCCGTTACGATCGGCATGAATATGCTGAATATCGCCGGCAACTATCTCGTGATTTTCGGACCGTTCGGCTTTCCGATCCTCGGAGTGGCGGGTGTGGCGCTATCCACTGCAAGCGCGCGCATCATCGGCCTTTTGGCGATCGCCTTGCTTGTGAAAAAGCGGATCGGGATGCCGATTTTTTCGAAGCGCTTGTTTTTCATCCGAAAAAGCCATTTAAAAAAGCTGTTGAGAATCGGCATTCCTTCAGCGGGTGAGCAGCTTTCCTATAACGCGTCACAGATGATCGTCACCTATTTTATTACGCTGATGGGCGCACAGGCCTTGACGACGAAAGTGTACACGCAAAATTTGATGATGTTCATCATGCTTTTCGGTGCGGCGATCAGCCAGGGAACGCAAATCTTGATCGGGCGCCATATCGGCGCGAAACAATTTGACGAAGCGTACAGCCGCTGCTTGAAAAGTCTATGGTGGGCGCTGGCGATTACGACATGCACGTCCGTTGTGATGGCGGTTTTTTCAAAGCAGCTGATCGGGATCTTCAGCAGCAATCCCGAAATTATCGCAACGGCCAGCATGCTGATTTTGCTGACGATCATCCTGGAACCCGGCCGTTCATTTAATGTGGTGATCATCAACTCATTAAGAGCGGCCGGTGACGCAAAGTATCCAGTTTACATGGCGATTGTCTCGATGTGGGGAATCGGGCTTCCGATTGCTTATATTTTCGGCATCCAGCTTGGATTTGGTCTGGCGGGCATTTGGTTTTCATTTATTGCCGATGAATGGGTGAGGGGAATTTTCATGTACAGACGATGGAGATCAAAAATATGGCTCAAAAAAGGGTTTGCAGTTTAG
- a CDS encoding DUF2777 domain-containing protein has product MNSEREKRMYAEKRKWIYGKILMEDGICLIENEEGDLFLVESLISPGVFISIDGEWLKAELFDQFAVTEHSETIQLKGGESIRYLKTVKQAFLEFLEGLDNGRFYSFLEQLNDLGFSVFDCVYAYNGLCFISEKKGAKGVSFYQFSNDLKQCALQHHYERNGDHKDRFEWTTSDGERIVTISASKPPS; this is encoded by the coding sequence ATGAATAGTGAACGTGAAAAACGAATGTATGCCGAAAAGCGCAAATGGATTTACGGCAAGATTTTAATGGAGGACGGCATCTGCCTGATCGAAAATGAAGAAGGGGATTTATTTTTAGTCGAAAGTTTAATCAGTCCCGGCGTTTTTATCAGCATAGACGGAGAATGGCTGAAAGCGGAATTGTTCGACCAATTCGCCGTCACAGAACATTCGGAGACGATACAATTGAAAGGCGGTGAATCGATACGCTATCTGAAAACGGTCAAACAGGCGTTTTTGGAGTTTTTAGAGGGGCTGGATAACGGCCGGTTTTATTCCTTTTTGGAGCAGCTGAACGACCTTGGCTTTTCCGTGTTTGACTGCGTCTATGCCTATAACGGCTTATGCTTTATATCGGAGAAAAAGGGTGCTAAAGGTGTTTCATTTTATCAGTTTTCGAATGATTTAAAGCAATGCGCCCTTCAGCATCATTATGAGCGAAATGGAGATCATAAAGACCGGTTTGAATGGACGACATCAGACGGAGAGCGGATTGTGACGATTTCAGCTTCAAAGCCGCCGTCATAA
- a CDS encoding ammonium transporter, with amino-acid sequence MKKKISFALFLSFLLPVSAFAAEPTVQSVNESVNMSWVAIGTLLVFFMHAGFAMVESGFTRAKNTLNILMKNFLTISIGSILYFFVGYAFMFGDSAGGLIGTSGFALTGDQDIGFFVFQAVFAATCATIISGAVAERMKLGSYMILTLFMTGIIYPVVGHWTWGEGWLYDLGFIDFAGSAIVHLTGAAGALAAVIFLGPRIGKYANGTVNAIPGHSIPLGALGVFILWFGWFGFNGGSTLAADPAAVPHVITTTLLAASGGVVSSALFTYFRFGRIDPSLTLNGALAGLVGITAGTDGVSFTGSILIGLIAGVILVISVQFIDQVLKLDDPVGAIAVHGVCGIWGTLAVGLFNTSSGLFYGGGAAQLGIQALGILAIAGWTLAATSIMIAVMKAAGSIRVTKEEEISGLDYAEHGSSAYEYKESFIDQGDAEITSDFGTDLVSRLNNLKPGHSSKTEQV; translated from the coding sequence TTGAAGAAAAAGATATCTTTCGCACTCTTTTTAAGTTTTCTGCTGCCGGTATCGGCTTTTGCCGCTGAGCCGACGGTTCAGTCGGTCAACGAATCTGTCAATATGTCCTGGGTGGCGATCGGCACCTTGCTCGTGTTTTTTATGCATGCCGGCTTTGCCATGGTCGAATCGGGTTTTACAAGAGCGAAAAACACCTTGAACATCTTGATGAAAAATTTCCTGACGATCTCGATCGGGTCGATTCTTTATTTCTTTGTCGGATACGCATTCATGTTCGGGGACAGCGCCGGCGGATTGATCGGCACAAGCGGATTCGCTTTGACGGGTGATCAGGACATCGGGTTTTTCGTTTTCCAGGCCGTGTTCGCGGCAACATGTGCGACGATTATTTCAGGCGCCGTTGCTGAACGGATGAAGCTCGGCAGCTATATGATTTTGACGCTGTTTATGACCGGCATCATCTATCCGGTTGTCGGCCATTGGACTTGGGGCGAAGGCTGGCTTTATGATCTTGGCTTCATCGATTTCGCAGGATCTGCTATCGTTCATTTGACAGGTGCCGCCGGCGCGCTCGCAGCCGTCATCTTCCTCGGTCCGCGCATCGGCAAATATGCAAACGGAACAGTCAACGCCATACCGGGACACAGCATTCCGCTCGGCGCCCTCGGCGTCTTCATCCTCTGGTTCGGCTGGTTCGGATTCAATGGCGGCAGCACGCTGGCGGCTGATCCCGCAGCCGTCCCGCACGTCATTACGACAACCCTTTTAGCCGCTTCAGGCGGAGTGGTCAGCTCGGCGCTGTTTACTTATTTCCGCTTCGGCCGAATCGACCCTTCCCTGACGTTAAACGGCGCACTCGCAGGGCTTGTCGGGATTACGGCCGGAACAGATGGCGTATCATTTACAGGTTCGATTTTAATCGGACTCATCGCCGGCGTCATATTAGTCATCAGCGTTCAGTTCATCGACCAAGTTCTGAAACTTGATGATCCGGTCGGCGCCATCGCCGTCCACGGTGTCTGCGGAATTTGGGGGACACTTGCAGTCGGACTCTTCAACACATCGAGCGGCCTCTTTTACGGTGGAGGAGCCGCCCAGCTCGGGATTCAGGCGCTCGGCATTTTAGCGATTGCCGGCTGGACGCTAGCCGCCACTTCGATCATGATCGCGGTCATGAAAGCGGCGGGTTCGATCCGGGTGACGAAGGAGGAGGAAATTTCCGGCCTCGACTATGCTGAGCACGGTTCTTCCGCCTATGAATATAAAGAAAGCTTCATCGATCAAGGGGACGCTGAGATAACCTCTGACTTCGGCACAGATCTCGTCTCAAGGCTAAACAATTTGAAACCAGGCCACTCTTCCAAAACCGAACAGGTGTAA
- a CDS encoding fumarylacetoacetate hydrolase family protein has protein sequence MKFATAELHSRRFVGLVMDDRIMDLKKAEKKLFELETIPDTLIECVGEGDKFVRHVEQLVEWSKKKNSEESGSFIYPLSDVKLLAPIPAPRKNIMCVGKNYRDHAIEMGSEADIPEHIMVFTKAPTSVIGHREAIDAHKGVTEALDYEGELAVVIGKSGKNIPKAEALDYVFGYTIMNDVTARDLQKRHKQFFIGKSLDTTCPMGPFLVHKSMVGDPQNLKVETRVNGELRQSGYTKDMIFPVAEMIETLSSGMTLEAGDIIATGTPSGVGKGFNPPKFLREGDQIEITIEPIGTLSNQVK, from the coding sequence ATGAAGTTTGCGACAGCAGAGCTGCACAGCCGCAGATTTGTAGGGCTTGTCATGGATGATAGAATCATGGATCTGAAGAAGGCGGAAAAAAAGCTGTTTGAGCTTGAAACGATACCTGATACACTCATCGAATGTGTCGGTGAGGGAGACAAGTTTGTCCGTCATGTCGAGCAGCTCGTCGAGTGGTCAAAAAAGAAAAACAGCGAGGAAAGCGGTTCTTTCATTTATCCGCTTTCAGATGTCAAACTGCTTGCACCGATTCCTGCGCCGCGGAAAAACATAATGTGCGTCGGCAAGAACTATCGGGATCATGCGATTGAAATGGGGAGCGAAGCGGATATTCCCGAGCATATCATGGTTTTTACAAAAGCGCCGACTTCAGTGATCGGGCACAGGGAAGCGATTGACGCCCACAAAGGCGTGACAGAAGCGCTCGATTATGAAGGAGAGCTTGCGGTCGTGATCGGAAAATCCGGAAAAAACATTCCGAAAGCCGAAGCGCTGGACTATGTATTCGGCTACACGATTATGAACGACGTGACGGCGCGCGATCTGCAAAAGCGGCATAAGCAATTTTTCATAGGGAAAAGCTTGGATACGACCTGTCCGATGGGCCCTTTTCTCGTACATAAATCGATGGTTGGCGACCCTCAGAACCTGAAAGTGGAGACGCGGGTGAACGGCGAACTCCGCCAGTCCGGATATACGAAAGATATGATATTTCCGGTGGCGGAAATGATCGAAACGCTTTCCAGCGGAATGACGCTTGAAGCGGGTGACATTATTGCTACCGGAACGCCTTCGGGAGTAGGCAAGGGTTTTAATCCGCCGAAGTTCCTCCGGGAAGGTGACCAAATTGAGATCACGATAGAGCCAATCGGGACGCTTTCGAATCAAGTGAAATAA
- the asnB gene encoding asparagine synthase (glutamine-hydrolyzing), translating into MCGITGWVDFKKPLVREQSVMEKMTDTLSKRGPDDTNIWGKDHVLFGHKRLAVVDLEGGRQPMTRTYRGSGYTICYNGELYNTEDLRKELLTLGHQFKSHSDTEVLLHSYMEWKEECVHRLNGIFAFAVWDEQRDLLFAARDRLGVKPLFYSEQGTSFLFGSEIKAILAHPEVKARVDREGLAEIFGLGPSRTPGSGVFKGIKEVRPGHAMRFSKDGLTIWRYWNVKSEKHTDSFEETVENVRFLFEDAVTRQLVSDVPVCTFLSGGVDSSAITATAAKHFGKEGKAPLHTFSIDYEDNDQYFTANSFQPNADGPWIKKMSEEFATVHHNCVISQEDLAGHLAEAVMVRDLPGMADVDSSLLWFCREIKKDFVVSLSGECADEIFGGYPWFHSAEDVKGFPWMRSMEERIGLLQNTWQKKLNLKEYVTAKYEETVNETPPLEGETGEEKRRRELFYLNMLWFMTTLLDRKDRMSMGASLEVRVPFADHRLVEYVWNIPWDVKMHGNREKGVFRKALEGILPEEILYRKKSPYPKTHHPAYTKAVKGWLQSLLSQKDSALHVFLDKKKLDRLIETEGASFQVPWFGQLMKGPQLIAHLAQIHTWFEAYRIDIEE; encoded by the coding sequence ATGTGTGGAATTACGGGGTGGGTGGATTTTAAAAAACCGCTTGTCCGAGAACAGTCCGTCATGGAGAAAATGACTGATACGCTTTCAAAAAGAGGACCTGATGACACGAACATTTGGGGAAAGGACCATGTATTATTCGGACATAAGCGTTTGGCCGTTGTGGATTTAGAAGGCGGCAGACAGCCGATGACCCGCACATATCGAGGAAGCGGCTATACGATCTGCTATAACGGGGAGCTTTACAATACGGAGGATTTGCGAAAAGAGCTGCTCACGCTTGGGCATCAATTCAAGAGCCATTCCGATACGGAGGTTTTGCTTCATTCATACATGGAATGGAAAGAAGAATGCGTTCACAGGCTGAACGGCATTTTTGCCTTTGCCGTATGGGATGAACAGCGCGACCTTTTGTTTGCGGCCCGGGACCGGCTCGGCGTCAAACCGTTGTTTTATTCTGAGCAGGGGACATCGTTTCTGTTCGGATCGGAAATCAAAGCCATTCTGGCCCATCCAGAAGTAAAGGCGAGAGTGGATCGTGAAGGCTTGGCGGAAATTTTCGGACTCGGCCCGTCCAGGACGCCCGGCAGCGGAGTTTTTAAAGGAATAAAAGAAGTGAGGCCGGGGCATGCCATGCGCTTTTCAAAAGACGGCTTGACGATCTGGCGCTATTGGAATGTCAAAAGCGAAAAGCATACGGACAGTTTTGAAGAGACGGTAGAGAATGTGCGCTTCCTGTTTGAAGATGCCGTCACGAGGCAGCTTGTTTCCGATGTGCCGGTCTGTACGTTTTTATCCGGCGGAGTCGATTCAAGCGCGATCACCGCGACGGCGGCCAAACATTTCGGGAAAGAAGGAAAGGCGCCGCTTCATACGTTTTCGATCGATTATGAAGACAATGATCAGTACTTTACGGCAAATTCATTCCAGCCGAACGCGGACGGCCCATGGATCAAAAAAATGTCTGAAGAATTTGCGACCGTCCATCACAACTGTGTCATTTCCCAGGAGGATCTTGCCGGCCATTTAGCGGAAGCCGTGATGGTCAGGGATTTGCCCGGAATGGCGGATGTCGATTCATCACTATTATGGTTTTGCCGGGAAATCAAAAAGGATTTTGTCGTCAGTCTGTCCGGAGAATGCGCGGACGAAATTTTCGGCGGCTACCCTTGGTTCCATTCGGCTGAAGATGTGAAAGGCTTTCCATGGATGAGGTCGATGGAAGAACGAATCGGCCTTTTGCAGAACACCTGGCAAAAAAAGCTGAACCTCAAGGAATATGTGACGGCCAAATATGAAGAAACGGTAAATGAAACACCGCCTCTTGAAGGTGAAACAGGCGAGGAGAAAAGAAGAAGAGAGCTGTTTTACTTAAATATGCTTTGGTTTATGACAACACTTTTAGATCGAAAAGACAGAATGAGCATGGGTGCAAGCCTCGAAGTCCGGGTTCCGTTTGCCGACCACAGGCTTGTTGAATACGTTTGGAACATTCCGTGGGATGTTAAAATGCACGGAAACCGCGAAAAAGGCGTCTTCCGCAAAGCCCTCGAAGGCATTTTGCCAGAAGAGATTTTATACCGCAAAAAAAGCCCGTATCCGAAAACACACCACCCGGCGTATACAAAAGCTGTTAAAGGGTGGCTTCAGTCTTTGCTGTCTCAAAAGGATTCGGCGCTGCACGTCTTTTTAGACAAGAAAAAACTCGACCGGCTGATCGAGACAGAAGGTGCATCTTTTCAGGTTCCGTGGTTCGGACAATTGATGAAAGGACCACAGCTTATCGCGCATCTTGCGCAAATCCATACCTGGTTTGAGGCTTACAGAATCGATATAGAAGAATAG